One Neoarius graeffei isolate fNeoGra1 chromosome 9, fNeoGra1.pri, whole genome shotgun sequence genomic window, ctgtgtcgttcagattgtcaataacaaatcggatacaggtcgcatatgggcaaaaaaatcggatatgggtcatttcagggtgcagtctgaacgtagtctagggAACAGTAAAGAGTATGGAGTGATTTCTGATCCAAAACcttttttgctttgtttattaTTGTAATGCTTCTTGAGACTTTAGTTTGTACATGTCTGATATGCGATTTCCAATTGATTCTGTCATCTATGGTTACCGCCAAAAATTTAATTTCATGAACTCTTTCTATTTCAACTCCATCTATTTTTTTTATTAGTACCTGTGTATTCAGTGTACAATTACCAAATAACATTATTTTTGTCTTGCTCAGATTTAGTGATAACCTGTTTCTAttgaaccatttttttttagtttgttcatTTCTATAGTGATGTCCTTCTGTAATTTTTGTAAGTTATCCCCAGAATAGAAAATATTTGCGTCATCAGCAAACCAAAATGCAATACCTTAGTGACTTTACATATatcattaatgtacaaaatgaaaaACTTAGGGCCCAACACAGACCCCTGAGGGACCCCACAAGCAATGTCCAAACATGAAGAAACACAGTCACCCAATTTCACAAACTGCTGTCTCCCACAAtgccagaagcgtcttacctgggttaaggagagaaagaactgtactgttgctcagtggtccaaagtcctcttttcagataaaagtaaattttgcatttcatttggaaatcaaggtcctagagtctggaggaagagtggaaaggCATAGAAtcaaaggtgtttgaagtccagtgtgaagtttctgcagcctGTGAGTATTTgcagtgccatgtcatctgctagtgttggcccactgtgttttatcaagtccaaagccaatgcagctgtctaccaggagattttagagcacttcatgtttccatctgctgacaagcttaatggagatgccaatttccttttccagcaggacttagcacctgcccacagtgtcaaaactactaccaaacagtttgctgaccataatattactgtgcttgactggccagccaacttgcctgacccccatagagaatctatggagtattgtctagaggaagatgagaaacacccagcccaaaactacagacgagctgaagaccACTATCAAGGCAACCTGGACtttagtaacacctcagcagtgccacaggctgatcacctccatgccacgctgcattgatgcagtaatttgtggtaaaggagccccaaccaagtattgagtgtataaatgaacatacttttcagaagttggatatttctgtattgtaaatcctttttgattgatcttgtGAAATATTAGTAAATAATAGTGGGTACTCTCATTATAAATACAATATTTTAATAGGATAACTGAGTAATCAAGTAAGGTACTGGAAATTGTTAGATTTTGGATGAGTAATATTAAGGTTAAGGTTCTTTTACTTGTCATTTcagccatatacagttggtacagtacacagttaaaacgaaacaatgtttctccaggaccatggtgctacatttaacatcacaggactacaatctacaacacacaaagtgcaagagtgcaacaatgcaaacaataaatgacaacataaggtgcagagttgagtgtgcatattgaggtagtatatgaaaagggaataaataaatgtaaaacttgtgtgtgagagagacactgTAAAGCAATAGTGCATTGCTATCCACTGTGCAAAgtctgcagtgtgagtggtgtgttcaacagtctgtGAGAATCAGCCCAgttcctcagagttgaggagtctggtAGCATGTGGGCAGAAACTGTTACAGGGTCTGACTGTGAAGGCCTGGATGCTTTGGTACCTTTTTCCAAGACaacaggagggtgaagagattgtgtggggtcggccacaatgctggtggctttccggatgcagcgtgtggtgtaaatgtccatgatgGAGAGAAGAGAGACTCTGATGATCATCTCAGCTGTCTTCCCCTTGTAGGGTCTTGCGATCCGAGAtgtgcaattcccaaaccagaccatgatgcagctgctcagaatgctctcaatagtccctctgtagaatattgtgaggatgggagATAGGTTTTCTTCAGCCTCTGTAGGAAGTAGAggtgctgctgggctttcttgactatggagctggtgttgaaggaCCAGGTGAGGTCGCTGCCAGATGAACAACAAGGAATTCGGTGCGCTTGATGTTCTCCACGAGTAAGCCATTGATGTACAGTGGAGAGTAGTCACTCCATATTCTTCTGAAGTCCACAACCACCTCTTTttgttttgtccatgttcagagAGGGGTTGCTGGCTCTGCACCAGTCCGACAGCCGTtgtacctcctctctgtatgctgacttgttgttcttactgatgagacccaccataGTCATGTCCTCagtaaacttgatgatgtggttcaagctgtgagttgctgcacagtcgttagtcagcagagtgaacagcagtggactgagcacacagcccttgGGGGCCCCAGTGCTCAACATGGTGATGCTGGAAGTTCTGCTCTCAATCCAGACTGACTGAGGTCTCTTAGTCAGGAAGTCCAagatccagttgcagagggaggtgttcaggtccagcaggctcagctttccaattagttgctgagggatgattgtgttgaatgctgaactgaagtctttgAACAGCATTTGTACGTATGTGTCCTTGTCGAGGTGGCGAAGGGTGGTGGCCATGGTGTCGTCTGTTGACTGGTTACAGCAATACGCGAACTGCAGCAGGGTCTTTATGTGCCTCATGACgaacctctcaaagcacttcataatgggTGTGAGTGCAACAGGATGGTAGTCATCGAGGCAGGACACTGAAGGCTTCTTCGGCACGGGGACGATGGTAGTGGTCTTGAAACACTTAGGAACAATGGCGTTGCTCgaggagatgttgaagatgtcagcGCGAACATCTGCCAGGTGGTTCACGCATCCTCTGAGCACTTTACCGGGGACATTGTCTGGTCCGGCAGCTTTCCGTGGGTTAactctgcagacacagcacctggTCGATGGTCTTCCTTGCTGCCACACCGTTCTGTGCCTCAAATCGTGCATAGAAGCTGTTCAGACAATTATACAGGCAATGTCTAATGTACCATGAACCAAtacagtgaaaaggctgaataatACTACAGTGAAAATGCCTCAGTTCTATAGATATTTTAGAAGTGAAGGTGGTTGGATTCCAGGGTCTGCATTTCAGCCATGCCATGTGCTATTTTGTTATAACCAGCAAAGAAAACAAGTCCAGCACCGTACTAAACTTTACTAAAACCGAGGTGTGCAATCTTTACCCAAATGGTTCAAAGTGGCCGCAGGTTTTGATTTCGCTTGGAGTTTATCATTTGATTGTGAATGTAATCGGTTGTAATTCCATTTTGCTTGAATGAAAGCCTTCAGCAACACTGGTCCTTTGTGAATAAGCCTGCACACACATGCTTCATAGATGTTACCGTGTCTTAACTAGTTGGCTCATCTTGAGCCATTGGTATTATTGTACAATCCTCTACATTTTCAAACTTTAATGGCTGACTCTGTGTATCCCATTTACTGGTCTTTTGTGTCAGTGAACTCCACAGAACTATAACATTTTCAAAGTGTATGGCTGTTTTTGGCTAATTGAATTAATTGACAACAATAAACATAGGAATTGTATAATTCAGTATTTATTTGCTGAAAGAAAATGCAATGTAATTTCTTGTTTTCTGATCATCTTATAGCGACCACAAGAGGAGAAGTATCCAGTGGGACCATGGCTTTTggcactctttgtttttgttgtttgtgGATCAGGTAACATTCAATTCAGACTCTTGTATTTACCCACATACTAGACAAATGGGTCACAAATCAAAGTTAAAACAAAATTATAACCTGCCCTAGTGAGGTTTTGGGTCACCAAGCAGCTGGAACAGCTTCAGTGTCCCTTGGCAAAGATCTTTGAAACTGTAGGAGAGGGATAAACACTACTTTTCCAAAATATATTCAGAGTTGTTTTGATGCTAGTGGCGGAGAGTGCTGTATAACACTTCTCTTCAAAATCTCTCATAGGtgttcagttgggttgaggtctggtgaAGGCCATAGCATACAATTTTACATTATTTTCACCATCAAACCATTCAGTAATCCCTTGTGCCCTTTGGATGGGGGCATTGGCTTCCCTGGCAGAGATGACTCCCACCAGAATATCATGATTTTGAATCCCAACAATGCCATAGCCATCTATCCAAAACTGGCAATGCTTTCTGGGTGGGAGGGACGACGTACACACTTCCCCTGGTCAGGAATAGTGAAACTAGCCAATTGTGGGCTTCTCTTGGCTTATGTATTGGGGGGGGgaatgaaaaatgctccaatataGGTTAAAGGTGTATTGCTTTACAATGACCCTACACACTAAGGGTGACAAGTGGACCCAAACCTTCCAGCaaaatcccccccacacacatcaaAGCCACTAGTTTTTCCCTTTGCTACTCATCTGTATAGatttaatttttaatgtcataTGATGGAAAAACAATGTACTTTAATTGTTGAACTTCAAACTATGTTCTTGACTCTAACCTCTGACGATCCGTTTTTAACCTTCCTAGCCATCTTTCAAATCATTCAGAGCATCCGAATGGGAATATGAGTTCTGCACCTCCTCTACACATCCATGAGATCTGCGCCCACCATTAGGCACCGTAGTAGGGGGAAACTGGAGGCTGCAAGTCTGATCGTCAGCTGACTGCTAAGGAACAGAGAGTCCTGTGCACAGTATATGACATTGCCATTCACTTGTTTACAATGTACCTGGATGATGGGAACAAGCACTTTTCTACTGAACCATTGTGGCTAGCTTGCCCCTCCTCCTGTCTGATCATATTTGTGCAATAGAATGTGTGCGCTTTTGTAAACATTAAATGTTGTGGCACATTTTGTTTGTACATGTTTGTTCTATCAGTGTCCTGGTAGAcagttttgaaaataaattctaCACACTTGGAAAATGTATTTCAGTTTTGCTTTGTATATTTACAATAGTCTGATCCAAGttattaaaataaatgtgttaagATTATAGATCCCAAAAGTTAGCCAACTCCACAATTTAGCTTATCTATTCCCCTCCACCCCACCTCTCACTCACAAAATAACATTCTCAGCAAAGGTTCCTTAAACATTTTATTGGGAGTTGTGAAGTGCAATTGAACTATTTTACACCTTACCACCAGTTTTGAGACATGCACGCAACATAAAGCATACAACTTATATATAATGCAATAATAATGCATATTAGTTATTAATGATATTCAGAATAACTAAGTTGAAGGTTTGATCTCCAGAGTACTTCACtgtcaaaaacaaaatcacatGGGTGCAATATACTTCAAATAACTTCAAGTGAACAAGGTTTACAGTAGGTGTTAACACAGCCAGGAAGTTGAGTAGTTGTCTTTTGTCCTGTAAATATCTTAAAAGACTGAAACCTCCATTCTTGTATAAcagcataaaaaaaagaaaaatgtcaaaTATCTCAGGCAAACCAACAACCCTGTCTTTAGTTTGTACAACCTAAATAGTCTCTTAGTGTTTCTCACAATATCACTATTTTACAGATTACATACACTAAATATACAAAGGATATACAGAAGcccacattcattcattctctcagATCAACATCTTTTTCCTCTGATTCTTGAGAGTCACTGCACTGAAACAGCAGCTTTTAAGTCGCAACAGATCGAATAAGGAATTCAATGTTAAATACTGAAAATGAATACCTCCCTCCTTGGCAACTTTACTCCCTTCATTCACCCAGGTATAATGATGACCCTAATGCAAATAACTGAGAGACCATCCCATACACCTTCCACATGGCTGATGGTGCACTGATTAGTTGTTCAACAAAGAATTTTCACATTTGTCATCATTAAAGTGCTTGCTTTTTGGAGTCTTAAAAAAAAGACTTATCAGCATTTCCACTACAAAAGTAAGTGAGGTATGGAAACACCTTTACAAAGCCATAGTTACCACTGAAAAATGACATCGCTTAAAATCCTTTAGACACAGGCACAGTGATTTGAGTTGTGTCCACTTTGAATTTTCTTTCTCCCAAGTCACAATCCATGGAGTTTGGCAATATCCAACATGTCAGCAACCTACTGGACTGTCAGCAGTGTGTACAGCAACGCATTGTGGTCTTTGTCAGGTTCTTAAACTTTAAATATGTGCAAACTTTGACAATCCTCTTGTGAAAAGAGGCATACGTGTTCTGTAAGTGAAGTCTGCCTTAGCTCAGTTGACCACTCATTCCTCGTTACAGGAAAACTGGACGTTACACCGAGGGTCCAGAGTTCTGCgtagggagctgctgcactggcATTGCTGATGGCTGTGCTCCCTGCATGGATGAGGGTGGAGAACCACTCTGAACTTGGGCCTGAAACTGTGCCAGCTGCTCTGGACTGGCTAAATTCTTCAGCAGGTTGTTTTCCTGCTCCAGCTGAGAGTTTCTTTCTATCAGTTCTTTGATCTGCTCTTTCAGCACCTCCACTTCCTCTCGAACAGCATACATCAAGTGACTCTTCACTAGATCCTGAAGATAGAGAATACACAGCATTGCAGCATTCCAAGTTAAGCATAACGTGAAGATTAAAAACCACTTCcaacacgggggggggggggggggggggggggggtgtgtgtcaAGATGTGCATAAACCTTAATTATCATAGCACTACTAAATCACAGATTTAATGAGGGTTTATTTGTAacaagacattgtcgcaaagcagctttatagaaaattaaagactttaaacatgagctagtttTATCCCTAAATAAAAatctgagctaattttatccctaatttatttcTGTAATTTGTGTCATGATTACTCTTACCATATTGTTGACCAGAAAcgattattttaaaataaaaaacacacattaacactcAATTGTGGACAGGACTAAttattttaagtgcatttttagCAGAATACATGAGCCAAACTGATGCAATGCTGAGAAAAGCAACGGGCATATGTTCCAGTTAGGGAATACCTGCATTCAGCACGACAGCCTCTCGCTACACTCCGCGTCACTGAGCGAACAAAATGGCCGTCCCACAccgagctcagccaatcagaggccgAGATATTTATAACCGCCTGTAAAAGCTTTGGCCTTTGCCTAGCAACAGTAACGAAGCACAGGCTCGCGTGAGGCCGAGTGCTGCTCCTGATCACGGCTTCATGCAGGAAATATGACTCCACATTCAAAACGTTAGCACAGGCAGGAGTATTATTTAGACTTCTGGACATCTCGGCACTTAAAATTAGTATTCGCCGAAAATATTAAACAGAACTGGTTGCTTATTATTTGCGTTATAATTACCATATCAGTGaagccgcaaaaaaaaaaaaaaaaaaaaaaactatagcaACTCTAAACGAGAAGAGCAATACGAAAAAAACACCCGAGCTGAGCTGAACCATTTCTAACAaacacaatgaatgaatgaaactgaAGTATTCAGGGAGCTAAAGCGACGCTGCAAAGCGCCAGAAGCCGAATCGTTTTGCCTGTCTTGTGCATCACCGTGTCCGTTTAGTGATTATGTAATTCAGTGGACAGTTACGGATGCTGATGCAGCTCTCTGTCCTCAGACCTGTCCCTCACTCATTACTCTCCGCTTTATTGCACAAACCCACTCTTATTCTGTCGCCAACATGGCCTCATTATGTATAGCAAAAAAGAGAAATCCACACACTTACCATTGCTTGTTCGATTTTGTTGTCTATGGCCACAACACTGGCACCTGAAgaactgaaaaataaataaaaacacaatcaTGATTAAATCAGTCAtgatttaaacaaaaacaaacaaaaaaacaccactaCATAAGCTGTTGGCAAAATGCATGACCATTCAATGAAAATGTGTACATTCacctaaatgcttttttttttttttaaaacaagtagctGTTTTTTGGAAGAGTAGCCTacatttaatagcaaaaatgtcCAGATTTACCGAGCTGTCCTCTATGCAGCATCTTTTTCTCGGAGAAATGGATCGAGAGCAAATAAGCAAGCCGATTTCAGACCTGATTTAAAAGATTCTATGATTTAAAGCTATATTAAAAGAGCTGTGATTAGGACCACTGACTATTTACAGAAAACAGGGCATATCTATCCCTTTATACTATCGAGTGCTAGCGGCTCTTGCTATAAAAAACACACAGGCCTTTTTTCTTCTCCCCCCTCCTTTTTACCTATTGTCGAGCCTCACGGAAGAGGTTTCGGTTCCCAGCAGTGATGACAGAAAAGATATTGAAAAATTTCTTAGCTGGCATACACCAAGATCCATCGCCACCGAATAGCATTGAGAATTCATGCTATTTCGTCCATATACACCGACACGGAAGCGAGAAAAATGTAACTCTGAAGCGATGCCCGAGTGTTACACAGAGTCTCCGAGGTTCACATTGAAACGGTTGGTGAGAAAAGTCGACCTTCGGAAAGAAAAGGCTGCTTATCAGCAGAGCGCACATCCACCTCCGCCACACAAAGGATCTCCAAGGTCAGCTCATCTCTGCTGTGCTGAAAAATCTGCAGCCTGCACTATTTGCATAATATATCCGAGAAAAACAGCGCAGCGCTGCACCCTATTGGTGGAGGAGGAACGTGATTTGAATAATCTATGCGGTAACGCCTCCACTGGAGCCTCAGCAGCACCGTCACGCATAACTTATGTAAAACGCTGCTTCCTAATAAGGAAATTCCGGTAACACAAGAACAATGCATTTTGTACAACTGGGTAAGAAATTAAAATATTCCTGCTACGACTATTTAATATCCAAGCCTAAACAAACAGTAAGCTCACCAAGGATTTACCTGATAAAATATATAACTATCCACACATCATCTAAAGTGGATCATTTTTCACTTAAAAATAACTTTCGCACCTAATCACAACTAAAGCATAATAGTACCTAAAACACTGCAGAAGCTTGAAATGTGATCACAGATTCAGCAT contains:
- the serp2 gene encoding stress-associated endoplasmic reticulum protein 2 isoform X1 produces the protein MVAKQRIRMANEKHSKNITQRGNVAKTLRPQEEKYPVGPWLLALFVFVVCGSEHPNGNMSSAPPLHIHEICAHH
- the serp2 gene encoding stress-associated endoplasmic reticulum protein 2 isoform X2, whose protein sequence is MVAKQRIRMANEKHSKNITQRGNVAKTLRPQEEKYPVGPWLLALFVFVVCGSAIFQIIQSIRMGI